Part of the Nitrospirota bacterium genome, CGCCGGAGAACGGCTGGCGAGGTGGAAGAGGCAGGCGGTTGCGTTGCTCGCGCAGCACCTGGGGCCGAGGGAAGCCGGGAGGTTGGAGAGCACCACCCCCGGCCCGTCCTTCACCAACGACCTGCTGGAGGAACTGACCGACGACGTGGAGCTCTACCGCAACGTCATGGTGTCGCTGGAGAAGGAGTTGAAACAGCGTCAGGTATGAGCGCCGGCCCGTCTCCCGCACCGCCCCCTCGTCCGCTGAAGCGTCTCGGGCAGCACTTCCTCGTCGATCCCAACATTGCGAGAAAAATCGTGGTGCTGGCGGGCATCCGGCCGGACGAGACCGTGATCGAGATCGGGCCGGGCCGCGGCGTGTTGACGCGCGCCCTTTGTGAGCGGGCCAAGCGGGTGATCGCCATTGAGCTGGACCCCAAGCTGGGCCGATACCTCGACGAGACCCTGGGCGGCTGCCGGAACCTGGACCTGCGGATAGGCGATGCGCTGGACTTCCCCTACGATCGAATTCCCCAGGGGACGGTCGTGGTGGCCAACCTGCCCTACTACGTGTCCACGCCTCTGCTGTTCAAGCTCCTTGAGGCGCGGGATCGGATCGACCGCCTGGTGCTGATGCTCCAGACCGAGGTCGCGCGCCGTTTGGCGGCCGGGCCCGGGACCCGTGACTACGGGGTCTTGTCCGTGCTCACCCAGGTTGCGGCCGACGTGGCGATCGCGTTCCCCGTGGCGGCCGGTTGCTTCAGGCCGAGACCGGAGGTGGGGTCCTCCGTCGTCTCCCTGACCGTGCGCAAGACGCCGGCCGCGGCCGTCGCGGATGACGCGGGGTTCGTCCGGGCCGTGCGGGCCGCCTTCGCCCACCGCCGCAAGACGCTGGCGAACTCGCTGCGGGACGAAGGCTATCCGCCCGATCGGATCGCCAGGGCTCTGGCCGAGGCCGGCATCGAGCCGTCCCGCCGGGCCGAGACCGTGACGCTGCAGGAGTTCGCTGCTTTGGCCAGGGCCCTCATGGCCGCTTCTGACCGGGCCGATCCTGGCGCCTGAGCTTCCGCTCTCACCCCTTGCCCCTTGCCGGCCGAGGTGTTACCATGCCGGCCTATGGGGGTATCCAGCACGGCGAAGCGCGGTGACGCTCGCCCCACCTCCCGTGAATCCTCCCATCTGAAGCACGAGGTCATCGGGGTTCTCCTGATCACCCTCAGCCTCCTGTCCCTCCTCAGCCTGGTGTCTTACACGCCGACGGATCGCCTGCTGTTCGGCGGTGCGGCGACGGACGCCTCCGTGCCTCAAGCCCGGAACATGATCGGGACGGTCGGTGCGACGATGGCCGCGGCGCTGTTCTGGCTGATCGGGGGCGGCGCCTATCTCCTGCCGTTTCTGCTCGCCATGCTGGGCGGCCGGTGCTTCGTCGAGGGGGCGCTCAGCGTGACTCTGCGCAGCGCGGCCGGCTCGGCCGCTGCGGTGTTCTTCCTGAGCGGGCTGCTCCACCTGGAGGTCACGGCGGTGCCGACCATCTCGAGCGGGTGGGTCTTCCGCGGTACGGCGGGAGGCGCGACGGGCTACGTCCTCGCCGAGGGCTTGCGCAGTTACTTCGCCAGCACGGGCGCGCACATCCTCGTCATCGCCGGGCTCCTGGTCTCTCTCCTGCTGGCGACGCCCATGTCCCTCGCGGAGCTCGGCCGCCGGCTTCCGGAGTGGTGGGAATCGGCCGTGGAGGCCGCGGTCGCCCTGCTGCCGACGCCGACGGAAAAGGCGGGCAAGGGCGAGAAGGTCAAACGGGCCAAGGCGAAGCCGGTCAAGATCGTGCGTCCTCCTGAGCCGGAGAGGGAAGAGGCAGAGGTCCAGCAGCCGGCGCCAGTCTCGGCCCCGGAGGAGATGCGGGCCAGGGCAACCGAGGACATCGGGGAGGCGGACCGGGAGGCGCCGGTCGTCGTGACCGCCGCGGTCTCGACCATGTCCAGCGACTACGTTCTGCCCGATCCGCGCGAGCTGCTGAGCGATCCCTCCGGCCCCATGGACCGGATGAGCGACGAGGAGCTGAAAGCCCAGTCCGAAGTGCTGACGAAGGCGCTGCTGAGCTTCGGGATCGAGGGCAAGGTCACGGAGGTCCATCCGGGCCCGGTCGTGATCATGTACGAGTTCGAGCCGGCGCCCGGCGTGAAGGTGGCGCGCATCGTGAACTTGGCCGACGACCTGGCGCTGGCGCTCAAGGCGGAGAGCATCCGCATCGTGGCGCCGTTGCCCGGGAAGGCGGTCGTGGGCATCGAGGTTCCCAACCGGTGCCGGGAGACCGTGTCCCTGAAGGAGGTCATCACGAGCGACGCCTTTTCAAAATCGCAAGCCCGCTCCAAGCTCGCGCTGGCGCTGGGCAAGGACATTTTCGGCCAGCCCGCCACGGCCGATCTGAAGACCATGCCGCACCTGTTGGTGGCGGGCGCCACCGGCGCGGGCAAGAGCGTCGGCCTCAACACCATTCTCATGAGCCTTCTCTTCTCGACCAGGCCGGACGAGGTCAAGCTCCTGCTGATCGATCCCAAGATGCTGGAGCTCAAGTCTTACGACGGCATTCCCCACCTGCTGCGCCCCGTGATCACCGATCCCAAGTCGGCGGCGCGGGGCCTCGGGTGGGTGGTCCAGGAAATGGAGCGGCGGTATCAACTGCTGGCCGAGGCCGGCGTCCGCAACGTGGACGCTTACAATCGCAAGGTGGCCGAGGAGCAGGGCGTCCTCCCGCAGTCTTCCTCGGGGGAGCCTGGTCAGCCGGACCAGCCGATCGAGTTCCTCTCCGAGGAGGCGCGACTCTCCGCGGGAGAGAGCGCCGCGCTTGCGGAAGGCGCGGGGGGCTCGCCGGCCGCCGAGCCGAGCACGCCGCCGGCCCCGCTCCCCTACATCGTGGTCGTGATCGACGAGCTGGCCGACCTGATGATGGTGGCGCCCAAGGAGGTGGAGGAGAAGATCGCGCGCCTGGCCCAGATGGCCCGGGCCTCCGGCATCCACCTGGTGCTGGCCACCCAGCGGCCTT contains:
- the rsmA gene encoding 16S rRNA (adenine(1518)-N(6)/adenine(1519)-N(6))-dimethyltransferase RsmA: MSAGPSPAPPPRPLKRLGQHFLVDPNIARKIVVLAGIRPDETVIEIGPGRGVLTRALCERAKRVIAIELDPKLGRYLDETLGGCRNLDLRIGDALDFPYDRIPQGTVVVANLPYYVSTPLLFKLLEARDRIDRLVLMLQTEVARRLAAGPGTRDYGVLSVLTQVAADVAIAFPVAAGCFRPRPEVGSSVVSLTVRKTPAAAVADDAGFVRAVRAAFAHRRKTLANSLRDEGYPPDRIARALAEAGIEPSRRAETVTLQEFAALARALMAASDRADPGA
- a CDS encoding DNA translocase FtsK, with protein sequence MGVSSTAKRGDARPTSRESSHLKHEVIGVLLITLSLLSLLSLVSYTPTDRLLFGGAATDASVPQARNMIGTVGATMAAALFWLIGGGAYLLPFLLAMLGGRCFVEGALSVTLRSAAGSAAAVFFLSGLLHLEVTAVPTISSGWVFRGTAGGATGYVLAEGLRSYFASTGAHILVIAGLLVSLLLATPMSLAELGRRLPEWWESAVEAAVALLPTPTEKAGKGEKVKRAKAKPVKIVRPPEPEREEAEVQQPAPVSAPEEMRARATEDIGEADREAPVVVTAAVSTMSSDYVLPDPRELLSDPSGPMDRMSDEELKAQSEVLTKALLSFGIEGKVTEVHPGPVVIMYEFEPAPGVKVARIVNLADDLALALKAESIRIVAPLPGKAVVGIEVPNRCRETVSLKEVITSDAFSKSQARSKLALALGKDIFGQPATADLKTMPHLLVAGATGAGKSVGLNTILMSLLFSTRPDEVKLLLIDPKMLELKSYDGIPHLLRPVITDPKSAARGLGWVVQEMERRYQLLAEAGVRNVDAYNRKVAEEQGVLPQSSSGEPGQPDQPIEFLSEEARLSAGESAALAEGAGGSPAAEPSTPPAPLPYIVVVIDELADLMMVAPKEVEEKIARLAQMARASGIHLVLATQRPSVDVLTGLIKANFPARIAFRVSSKTDSRTILDANGAEALLGRGDMLFLSGTGQLARLHGSFVADDDVRQVVDFVKKQASPAYSEELQSLRQEEAAEEEARDEVYEQAKDLVLSSGQASASLIQRRLRVGYPRAARMIEQMEQDGIVSAPGRDGRREVLGRRGPVGGGEA